Genomic segment of Streptomyces sp. NBC_00654:
CTATCTCGTTCCCGCCCCCGGCACCCTCGTGGTCGACACCAGCCGCGCCGACCGCGTAGGCGAGTTCCGTGGGACCGCCGGCCCCTACTGGTCGCTGCGGCCGGTCTGTGGCGGGCAGGAGTGGGAAGCCGCGCCCGAGGATGTCCGCCCCGTGGACCGCATAGAGCGTCTTCGGGCCGAGAACGCGCGGCGCAACGCCCGAAGTGAAGGACGGTTGCTGTGACCGGAGTTCTCGCGTTCTTACCGGTCCGGCTTGCACTGGTCATCGAGTTCGCCGGAATCCGCTTACGGCAGCGCTTCCGCCGGATCACACGAGCACTGGTTTCTCAACCGCCCGGTCCGCACGCCCTGTTCACCGAGTTGCAACGTATCGAGTCGGACCCCGCGTACCGCGCCCGTTTCCTCACCGGACTGGACGCCGCGATCCTCCGGCGCGACGCGGAACACACCGCCGAACTGCACGCGGTGGAGGCGGCGGCCCGCCTGCTCCGGCACTTCATCCACCCCGGCCCCGGCGAACGTACCGCCGCAGCCACGGACACGACCTACGTCGCCGAGGTCACCATGACCACCGGGACCACACCACGCCCCGTCCCCCTCGGCCGGATCACCGCACCCAACCGCCGCCTCGCCCTGCGCTGGCTCCGCACACAAGCACTCCGCCTCGCGGACGGGCACGGACACCTCATACCCCCCGACGCAACCCCCTGGGCCCGGACCGGGAACCACGTACGGCAGGTCGCTTTCCACAGCACCGACGCCCCCGAAAGCCTCCGCGCCTGGGCCACCGACGACCAGCACCAGGCCCACGCACTCCACCACCTCGAAACCCGCCCCCACACCCCCCTCCTCACCGTCACCGACCCCGCCACCGGCCTCCACCTCCACCTCACCGGCCGCCCCGCCCGGCCACCCCGGACCGCCAGACAACTCAAGGAGGAACCATGCCTCTCCTGACCCCGTACGTCGCTTCACGGAGCAGCGACAGGGGCACCCTGCAATCCGCGTTGGGCATCGGGTTCACCGCGAAAGGGCCCCACCTCGTCTACCGGGACGAACGCCCCGAAGACCGGGACAAGCACGGCAACCTCTGGGTCCGCGTCGAGGAATCCGACGACCCCGGACACATCCAGTACGACTCCCTCCACCCCACCCGCCAGCGCACCTGCATGGAACAGCTCCTCTGCCAGATCTGCGCCCGGCCCGCCGACCGCAACAAGGACGGCTGGCTCTTCATCGACTGGCGACGCCAGGACTCACCCCCCACCTGGCCCGAGAAATCCCTCACCACCATGCCCCCGCTCTGCACCGAACACGCCCACATCTCCACCCACCAGTGCCCCTTCCTACGCCGGGACGAACACCTCCTCCTCCGCGTACGCAAACCCCACCTCCACGGCGTAGCCGGAACCCTCTACACCCTCACCACCACCGGCTGGACCACCACCGACAACGGCCAACTCTCCCCCTACAACCAACCCCAATACCCCGGCATGCTCGCCTCCCTCCTCATCCGCCAACTACACGGCGTGAAAGTCGTGGACCACCCATAAGGAGAAGAACCCTTGCCCCGCCGCACCAGTCGCCCCCGCCGGCCCAGTCGCCCCGGTCGTCCCGCTCCTGAGGCGTCCGCCCAGCAGCTCGACGAGAATCGAGTGGGCCGGTTCATGGCTTGGCAGGGGCCGCGTGTACCGGAGGCCGCATGCCCGCCCTCACCCTCCGGGGAGAATGGGGGCATGGAATTGCATGGGGAGAAGGTCGTGCTGCGTCCGGTGGCCGACGGCGATACCGAGATCCTCGAAAGGGTCGTACGTGAACCGGAAGTCGCCGCGTGGTGGTCGCCTCCGGACGACTATGCGGACATGCTGGCCGTGGTGTTCGAGGGTGAGGTCGTCGGCGCCGTCCAGTTCGACGAGGAGACCGATCCCGAGTTCCGCCACGCGGGCATCGACATCTTCCTGACGGCGAAGCATCACGGGCAGGGGCTCGGTGCCGACACGGTGCGCACGCTGGCCCGGTGGCTGGTGCGGGAGCGCGGCCATCACCGGCTGACGATCGATCCCGCCGCGGACAACACGGCGGCGATCCGCTGCTATGGCAAGGTCGGGTTCAAGCCCGTGGGAATCATGCGGGCGTACGGGCGCGACCACCGGACGGGCGCCTGGAAGGACGGGCTGCTGATGGACCTGCTCGCGGACGAGCTGGTCTGACGCGGCCGGCGGCGGCGGTCACGGACCCGTACTCCGCAACCACCGCCGCCCGCGCCCGGTCCCGCTAGCGCCTGGGACCCCCGACCACGTAGACCGCCGTGCCCACGACGGCCAGGACGGCGGCCGTCCAGGTGCCGGCCGCCGTGCCGGGCGGCAGCATCATCCAGGTCAGCACCTGCGTCGCGACACCCGCCGTGGGCGGTACGACGAGGGAGACCGACACCCACGCGAACGGCAGGATCCACGCGTACTGCGCCCCGCACCAGGCCGCCCCGAGGGCGACGAGTCCTGCCAGGCCCGCGCTGTCGCGCACCACGAAGGCGGCGGAGGCCTCCTGCCCGCTCATCGTCCGCGCCGCCAGCAGCACCGCGCCGATGATCACGCCGCAGAGCAGCACGTGCGCCGCTCTGCGGGGCATCCAGCGGATCGCGGCCGTCCGGTCCAGCCCGAGGTCCTGCCCGCCCAGACCGACCGAGAACGCCATGGCCCCCGCTGTGAGGATGAGCATGGTCACCTGCGGATCTCCCAGTGTCCCGCCGCCGATCCGGGCGAGTGCCCACACCACCGCGACACTGAGCAGCACCGCGGCGAGCGAGGCGGGGACGTGCCGCGAACGCGCGTACAGCGTCAGCCATCTCACTGGGTGGGACCACCGTTCAGTACGGTGAGCGCGTCGCCCGAGCAGGAGACCGCGGCGGCGTGCATGGCGCTGATCCGCTGCCGCTGCTCCGCCTTCGACAGTGCGGCGAACTTCTTCCACACCGGGCGGGCCATGTCGCCCTGGTCCTTCGCGGAGTACATGGTCCCGTCGAGCGGGCGGGGTTCTTCCCCGAGGACCCACGCGATCGCGATGCTCTGTGCGGCGGCGTCCTCCTGCGTGCCGCTCTCGGTTTCGCTGCGGGGACTGCACAGCGGGACCATTCCCTGCGCGACGAGAGCCCGGGTGAGGGGCCGCTCGCCCTTGGCCTCGCCGATCGTCCGGTCGTCGAAGTCGAGGAGCACGGAGTCGCGCGACCGTTCCGGCGTGGCGCTGAACGCCTTCGGCACGGTGGTCTCACGGATGGCGACGGGGGCCCGGTCGCCCAGGGCGCCGCGCATCAGTCGAAGCGCCTCCTTGCCGGGACCCCCCAGGTCGTCGAGCCGCGCCTGCCGGAGCTTCGTCACGCACACCGGGCCGTCGCACACCTGCTCCGACGCGGCCCGGTCGACGACGTACGTGTCACGGGCGGTGTCCGGCAGCACGAGCAGAGCGAGCGCCCCGCCCGCCACCAGGGGGGCGAGGGCGAGCAGCCGGGTGCGCCGGCGGGCGGCGGCCAGCAGAACGAGGCCGGTCGCGGCCAGGCCGAGCAGCCAGAGCGTCTGCCCGAGGTGCACGGAGGCGGAGAGCGTGAGGAGCGTGTCGCGTACGTCCGCCGTCGCCGGTGACAGGAGCGAGAGAGAGTTCGGCACGAAGCCGGCGGTCGGCTGCGGGGCGTCCGAAGTCTGGACCTGCCGAAAGAAGTTGTTGAACACGAGGGCGGCCACGGCCAGAGCCGGCGGGGTGAGGATGGAGGGCAGGGCCCGCGCGACCCCCATGCCGAGGAGGGCCCCGGCGCCCAGCGCGAGCGCTCCCACCAGTGAGATGGGCAGCCAGCCGACGTGGTTGTACGCGGCGTCGCCCGCGAGAACCTGTACCGCGCCCACGACGGTGAGGAGAGCGAAGGCCGCGCACAGCGTGAATGCCGTCGTGCCCGCCAGGGTGGCCGCGCGGTGCCGCGCGGGCCGCGGGGTGCTGGTCAGCAGTTCGGACATCTTCGAGCGGTGGTCGCGCAGCCCCTGGAGCGCCCCGAGCCCCACGGCGAGCGGCCAGAGGAAGAACATCACGTACCGGGTCCAGAGGGCCGTGGAGGTCCACTGGGCGGTCCACAGCATCGAGCCCTTGGACCACGGACCGGGGACGAGGAGGAGGAACGCGAGCGCGGCCACCAGGACGACGGCGCCGGCCCATGGGGCGACGGACCGCCGCAGTTCGATGCGCAGGATACGGGTGTTCACCAGGCACTCCTCGTCTGCGCGGGGTCGGCCAGCAGAGCCGAGTAGCCGCGCTCCAGCGGGCTGTCGCCCACGTGTTCCGGGCCGCCCGCCGCCGCCAGTTCGTCCGGGGTGCCCTGGAAGACCAGCCGCCCCTCGGCGAAGAGCACCACGTCGGTGCAGGCGGCGGCCACGTCCTCCACCAGGTGGGTCGAGACGACCACGCAGGCGTCCGTCCCCAGTTCCTGGAGCAGTTCACGGAAGCGCAGCCGCTGTGCCGGGTCGAGGCCGACCGTCGGCTCGTCGAGCAGCAGGACCGAGGGGTCGTTGACGATGGCCTGGGCGATGCCGGCCCGTCGCACCATTCCGCCCGAGAGGGCCTTCATCCGTTCGTCGGCGCGGTCGGCCAGGCCGACCCGCTCCACGGCGCGCTGTGTCGCCGCGGGGATGTCCGCCTTGGGCACCTCTTTGAGCCAGGCCATGTACTCCACGAACTCCCGCACGGTGAAGCGCTTGTAATAGCCGAACTCCTGCGGCAGATAGCCGATCCGGCGGCGCAGCGCTCGGTGCTCGCCGAGCCCGCCCACGGACTCCCCGAGCAGTTCCAGCTCACCTCCGGCGGGGCGCAGCACGGTGGCCAGCGCCCGGATGAGGGTGGTCTTGCCCGCTCCGTTGGGGCCGAGAAGACCGTGTACGCCGGTTCCCAGCGCTATGTCGAGCCCGTCCACGGCCATTCGGTTTCTGCCGACCTTGACCTTCAGACCGGTCGCCCGGATCTCCCAGGCGTAGGCCGTGGGGGCCAGATCGGCCCTGCTCACTGCGGGCATGGTGCGCTTCCTGTTCTCGCGGGGGGTTCGTACGGCGATGGTTCAGGGTTCGTACGGTTGGCCGTTCGGGGTCGTGCGGCAGTGGTTCAGGGTTCGTACGGTGGAGGTTCGGGGGTTCATCGGTGGGCGTGCAGCACGGTGTACGCGCCCCTGCGGGCGATCACGACGGCGACGCCCAGCGCGAGGATCAGTCCCCACACCGGCAGGCCGTCCGTTCGCAGGGCGGCGGCCGTACCGCTGGTGGCCAGGGTCGGCGCCGCCACCACCGCACCCCATACGGCCACCAGGGCGACGGCGGCGCGGGTCACACCGATCAGCCCGCCGAGGGCCAGGGTCATCGAGGTGAAGGCCAGGCAGGGCAGCAGCCACTGCGCGGCCGTCACTCCCGTCGCCCATCCCCCCGCCAGCAGGGCGGGGATCACCACGGCGAGCACGGAGGCGGTGCGCCGCAGCACCAGGTGCAGCCCCGCCCTCGGTGTGGAGGCCGTCAGCTCGTACGCCGGGTCCAGGCCGCGCGACCACGAGGCGGCCACCCCGCACACCGGCAGAACGGGGGCGAGCAGCAGCACCAGCGACACCTGACCGGAACCGGGTCCCGCCAGGTCCAGCAGCAGGGCGAGCAGCGTCACGGCCAGGACCATCGCCAGCCACGGCGTCATCGCGGGTGTCGTCCACGCCGACAGCCGGGTCCGGCGCCTGCGCGGCGGTGCCGGGACGGCCGCGGCCAGTTGGGGTTCGAGACCGGCCCAGACGGCTTCGGTCAGCGCCGCGACAGCGGGCGCCTCGGCCGTGACGGCGGCCGACAGCCGGTCACGGCAGACCCGGCACCCCTCCAGATGGGACTCCAGGGCCCACACCTCGTCCGCGACGAGGTCCGTACCGCCGCGGGCGTACCCGTCGATGAGCCGTGCCGACGCGTGTTCCACATTCATGCCAGCGTCTCCCGCATCGCGATCCGGGCCCGGCGGGCGCGGGTCTTGACCGTTCCCTCGGGCAGTCCGAGCAGGACGGCGGTCTCCCGGACGGACAGTCCGTCGAGCACCATGGCCTGCAGTACGTCTCTGAGTTCCGGTGCGAGGCACCGCAACGCGTCCCCGACGTCACCGCCGACGGTGGCCACCAGTGCCTCGTCCTCGGCCGCGGGCGCCACGGGGTGCGGGGCGGCGGCGGGGGGCGGTTCGGCGTGGTGGGCCCGGCGCCGGAACGCGTCGACGAGGCGGCGGGCCGCGATCGTCCAGAGCCAGCCGACGGCCGTACCTCCGGCCCGGCTCCCGGCGAAGGAACCCGCCGCCCGCCACACCGCCAGATACGTCTCCTGCATGACCTCGGCGACGATCTGCGGGTCCGCGCAACGACGGCTCAGCCGTACCGCCAGCCACGGTGACGTACGCCGGTACAGCTCCTCGAAGGCGGCCCGGTCACCCCGGGCCACGCGTCGGAGGAGACGCTCCTCGTCCAGTTCCTGCGGCGGTGCCGCCCCAACCCGTTTCACACCTGCTAGACGCCCTGCCGGGGCCGCGGGTTTTCCCTGGGGGGTGATCCGGGTCACATCACGGGCCGGCCCCTACGGCCGTACCGCCGGACTTCCGCTCAGAGCGCCTCGCGTGTGTTCCTGTCGGCCAGCAGCAGGGCGAGGGGCCCGGCCGGCAGGAGGAAGTGGCCCTTGGTGGCGGCGTCGACCGCATCCCGCATGCGCCACCAGGTCAGTTCGAAGTCGGCCTCGGTCGGCGTGAGTCGCTGTGGCCCCAGGGTCAGTTCTCGGGCCTCGTAGAGGTGCACGCGGGCCGTGGAGTCCAGCGTCATCGCGTACACGCCCAGGGGCAGCCACCGTTCGGCAATGATGCCTGCCTCTTCCTGGAGTTCGCGCCGCGCACACTCTTCAGGCGACTCTCCGTCCTCTCGCCGTCCGCCGGGCAGGAAGAGGTACTCACCGCCGTGACGTGGAAAATGGGCGCTCAGGAGGGCCACCGAGCCGTCTTGATTGCGGGCCACCACCACGGAGGCGTCGCGTACTGGGCCGCTGTGAACGTCGCTCATGGGCGGCGAGCTTAGACCGACCGGCAAATGGAGGGCGGGAGAAGGAGCGGGGCTGGGTGCGTGCGGCTGCAAGGCGGAGGATTGAGGCATGGCGGAGCCATGGTGATTGACGACAACGCCGCAGATGTGCGTGCCCAGCCCCGCGACGCCGCCCTCCATTTGCCGGTCGGTCTTAGTAGCGGGATCAGACGCTGTCCTTGCACGACAGTTCCTCGACCTCGTCCCACGTCGGCTGGGCTTGCGCGATGTCCTGCCAGGAGGCCGTCGGCAGGTTCTCGGAACGGCTGGAACGCTGCGCCCTGCTGTTCACGTACTCCTTCATGACGTCACGAAGGCGCTCGCAGTCCTTGCGGTGCCCCTTGGGCAACGCGACACCGTAGAGCTTCTGGGGTCCGTACCTGAGGTCCGGGGCGACCACCAGCTCGCCTTTGAACCGCACCTCCAGCCCGGAGAGGGAGAGGCGGTCCATGGCCACCGCGTCGACCTTCCCGCGCCGCAGTCGGTCGACGCATTCGGCGATGTCCGGCTGCACGATCCACCTGACCTCGTCGGACAGCCCGCTGGACGACGGACGTGTGGCGTCCGAGACGCAGACGACCTTGCCGTCGAGGTCGGAACCCTTTTTGTAGGGGTACACCTCGTCGGCGCGGACCAGGACACCGTCCGTCGTCTTCGCGTAGGGCCCCACGAAATCGAACCGGCGCATTGCCTCCGGGGTGATGGCGAGTCCGGCGACCATCTCCACCGCGTTGGCCTCCAACGACACCGTGCGGCTTCTCCGTGTCAGGGCCGCGTACGCCGGAGAGGCGTCGGAGCCCTCCCCCTCCAGCAGGTACTCGACCGTGTCCATGCCGAAGCCGGGGAACCCGCTGCGGGACGCTTCGGGATCGCTTGCGGGGAGGTCCGACACCACACCGACCCGCACCGTTCCCTTGTCCAGGACCGTGTCCCGGTCGGTTGCGTTCCAGGCGGCGAAACCGATGCCCGAGGAGACGAGAACCGCCAGCCCCACCGCCGCCATCACTCCTGCGCGCTTCCGCCGCCGGGGCACGCCGGGGGGCCCGGCACCGGGCGCCGCCTCAGCATCCGGACCCGGGTCCGGCCCCGGCGGCTCCGGGTCCGGCTCCGGCGGCTCCACCGCCGGCTCCACCTCCGGCTCCGGTTCGGCCCGGCGGCGGACCAGGGTGAGGCGGTTCGCCTCCCCCATGGAACGCCGTTGCGGCCGTTTCAGGCCGAGCCCGACCAGCTCCCGGTCGATGCTCTGGTGCACCTCGTCCAGGGTGAGCGGTTCGGGGGCGTCCAGCGCGTTCAGCAGCGCCTGGGTGAACGACGTATGGGCGGCGCCCGGAGGCGCGTGCGAGGGGGCGGTCGCCGTGGTGGAGGTCAGGGTGTAGGTGCCGGTCAGATCCAGCTGGCCCAGGGCCACGCTGCTCGCCGGGGCCATCGCCGACACCGCCTGGCCGGAGAAGCAGCAGTCCAGCAGGAGAACCCGGGACCGGGCGCGGGCGCCGCCGACGTACCGCCTCATCAGATCGACCGGGAGGGCGGAGAAGCCGACGTGCTCGGTCTGCGTCTCGGTCAGGGCGAAGTGCAGCAGTCCGCCGTCGTCGAAGACGCCGTGCCCGCAGTAGTAGACGAGCAGTAGGTCGTCCGCCTCCCGGGCCGCCCGCGCCAGCGCCGCACCGACCGCGATCTCGGCCCGGGGATCGCGCACCACCTCGCAGTGCTCGGGCAGCAGCAGACCGGTCTCCGGATCGGTGAGCCTGCGGTACAGCTCATCCAGGTTCGCCCGTACGGCGGGGATGCCGGGCAGCTCCGGATCGGTGTAGGAACCCGCCCCGATGAGGACGGCACGGCTGGCCGGTCCGTCCGGGAGCCACGCGTCGCTCACGTACGCGGCCTGTCGGCCGCACCGAACCCGTCCGCCACAACGACTCCCCTTCGTAGAGCACTTGGCCCACATCGTACGGTCCGGCCGCCCGCTCCTCGCGGGCGTAAGGACATCCGCTCACCGGCCGGCCCGGCCCGGCCCGTGAACCTTTCCGGCCGCCGCGGGCAACAGGGGGTGCCAGACTCACCGACCGACTCACCGACCGAGCACCCTGGGAGGCGCTGTGCCCGGACGACCACCGCCGCCGGCCGAGCCCGACGACGCCGAGGTGATCGCCCAGTCCCTGGAGCGGCCGGAGCTGTTCGCGGGGCTCTACGACCGCCACGCTCCGGACATCCACCGGTACGCCGCCCGCCGCCTCGGGGAGGGCGCGGCGGACGACATCACGGCGGAGACGTTCCTCATCGCGTTCCGGACGCGGGGGCGCTACGACACCGCCCACCGCCTCGCCCGGCCCTGGCTGTACGGGATCGCCGCCGCGGAGAAGACCGGTCCCCGGCCTGGGCGTGCTTCTGTCGTCCTACCCGGTGGCCCCGGACGCCCTCGCCCGGATCTACCGGGCCATGGCCACGATCCCTGTAGTGGACACCGGCCCCCGCCGGGCACCCCCTCCCCGCCGGGCGTCCCCTCCCCACCGGGCGTCCCCTCCCCCACGTGACCGAGCCCACCCCCCACTCCGTTGAAACTCCCGCAACAATGAAGTGGTGATCACTTCGCCGCCACGGAGCAGCCACCGTCGCACCGAGCACGCGCCGACGCCCTACGTCGACCTGTCACGCGCCGAGTGGAGCGCGCTGCGCGACAAGACTCCGCTGCCGCTGACCGCCGAGGAGGTGGAGCAGCTGCGCGGACTCGGCGATGTCATCGACCTCGACGAGGTACGGGACGTGTACCTGCCGCTCTCCCGGCTACTCAACCTCTACGTCCAGGCCACTTCCGGCCTGCGCGGCGCCCTGAACACCTTCCTGGGCGACGCGGGCAACGGCCACGGCGAACAGCGCGGTACCCCGTTCGTCATAGGGGTCGCGGGCAGTGTCGCCGTCGGCAAGTCCACCAGCGCCCGTATCCTCCAGGCCCTGCTGGCCCGCTGGCCGGAGCACCCGCGCGTGGAACTGGTGACCACGGACGGGTTCCTGCTGCCGATGAAGGAGCTCCAGGCACGCGGCCTGATGTCGCGCAAGGGATTCCCGGAGTCCTACGACCGGCGCGCCCTGACCCGCTTCGTCGCCGACATCAAGGCCGGCAAGGACGAGGTCACGGCACCGGTCTACTCCCACCTGATCTACGACATCGTGCCCGGCGAACGGCTCACCGTGCGCCGCCCCGACATCCTCATCGTCGAGGGCCTCAATGTGCTCCAGCCCGCCATGCCCGGCAAGGACGGCCGCACCAGGGTCGGTCTCGCCGACTACTTCGACTTCAGTGTGTACGTGGACGCGCGCGCCGAGGACATCGAGACCTGGTACCTCAACCGCTTCCGCCAACTGCGCGAGACGGCGTTCCAGAACCCGTTCTCGTACTTCCGCAAGTACACGCAGGTCTCCGAGGAGGAGGCCATGGACTACGCGCGCACCATGTGGCGGACCATCAACAAGCCCAATCTGCTGGAGAACGTCGCGCCGACGCGCGGCCGTGCCACCCTGGTGCTCCGCAAGGGGCCGGACCACAAGGTCCAGCGGCTGTCCCTGCGCAAACTCTGACCCCTGGAGCGCCGTGCTGCATCTGCGTCTGATCGTGCCCGCCGACGCCACGGACGAGGTGGTCCGCCTTCTGGAGACCACCGTGGGCACCGCCCATCTGGCGGTACTGACGGGCGCGGCACGCGACCCCGCCGGCGATGTGGTCCTGTGCGACGTGGCCCGTGAGGCGGGCGATGAGCTGATCGGCGCGCTGCGTGACATGGGCATCGACCAGTCCGGTTCGATCACCGTCGAGAACATGGACCTGACGCTCTCCGCGCACGCGGACCGGGCGGAGAAGGCGGCGCCGGGCGAGGGCGCGGACGCGGTGCTGTGGGCGGAGCTGACGGAGGCGACCCACGAGGAGTCGACGTTCAGCGTCACCTACGTGGCGTTCCTCGCCGTCGCCACGATGCTCGCCGCCTGCGGTGTGATGCTCGACAACGCGATCCTGATCGTGGGCGCGATGGCGGTCGGCCCGGAGTTCGGCCCGCTGGCCGGGATCTCCACCGCCCTGGTCCGGCGCTCCCCGCACCTGGTGTGGCGCGCGCTGTGGACGCTGATCGCGGGTTTCGCCATCGCGATGGTGGTGACGGCCGGGTTCGCCTGGCTGATGGACGCCTTCGGCCTGTTCACCCGCTCGATGGTCGAGGGTGACCGGCCGAACACGGCCTTCATCTGGAAGCCGGACTGGATGTCGTTCGTGGTGGCGTTCCTGGCGGGGATCGCCGGGACGCTCTCGCTGACCTCGGCGAAGTCCGGGGCGCTGATCGGCGTGGCGATCTCGGTGACGACGGTCCCGGCGGCGGCGAACGCGGCGGTCGCGTTCAGCTACTCGGACTACACCCAGACGATCGGCTCCACCCAGCAGCTGCTGGCCAACCTGGGCGGCATCGTCCTCGCGGGCACCCTGACCCTGCTGGTCCAGAAGGGCCTGTGGGCGGTCCACCGCCGCTCGGAAGCCGCGGTGAAGCGCCCACCCGTCTGACCAGGGCCCGGGGCCGGCCCGGCCGGACACTCACCCTGCCCGGCCGGGCTCACCCGGCCCGGACAGGGTCCCGTCCGCGGGCCGGGATCCCGTCCGCCGCCCGGCCGCCGCCCGGCGCCGTCCGTTGGACCGTCCCCGTACCCGCCCCGGCGGTCCCGCGGCCGCTATCCGAGCGCGGACTTCACCACATCGGCCAGCCGGCCGGCCACGGCCCGCGCCTGCTCGATGTCGGCCGCCTCGACCATGACCCGTACCAGCGGCTCCGTACCCGACTGGCGCAGCAGCACGCGTCCGGTGGAGCCCAGCTCGCGCTCCGCCTCAAGCACCGCGGCGGCCAGTTCGGCGCACGTGGCCACCCGGGTCTTGTCGACGTCCGGCACATTGATGAGGACCTGCGGCAGGCGCGTCATGACCCCGGCCAGCTCGGCGAGGCTCCGGCCGGTCTCGGCGACCCGGGCGGCCAGCATCAGGCCGGTCAGGGTGCCGTCACCGGTCGTGGCGTGGTCCAGGACGATGACATGGCCGGACTGCTCGCCGCCGAGCGCGAAGCCCTCGGCCTTCATCGACTCCAGTACGTAACGGTCGCCGACGGCGGTCTGGACGAGCTGGATGCCCTCCCGCTCCATGGCGATCTTGAAGCCGAGGTTCGACATGACGGTGCCGACCACGGTGTCCTTGCGCAGCTTCCCGGCGTCCCGCATGGCGAGGGCGAGCACGGCCAGGATCTGGTCGCCGTCGATCTCCTCGCCCGCCGCGTCCACGGCCAGGCAGCGGTCGGCGTCGCCGTCGTGCGCGATGCCGAGGTCGGCGCCGTGCTCGACGACGGCGGCCCGCAGCAGCTCCAGATGGGTGGAGCCGCAGCCGTCGTTGATGTTGAGCCCGTCGGGCTCGGCACCGATCGTGACGACCTCGGCCCCGGCGCGGGTGAACGCCTCGGGCGAGACGTGGGCGGCGGCGCCGTGCGCCTCGTCCAGGACCACCTTCAGCCCGTCGAGCCGGTTCGGCAGGACCGCGATGAGGTGGGCGATGTAGCGGTCGAAGCCCTCCGTGTAGTCGGTGACCCGGCCGACCCCGGCGCCGGTCGGGCGCGCCCACGGCTCACCGGTGCGGTGCTGCTCGTAGACGGTCTCGATCCGGTCCTCCAGCTCGTCGGCGAGCTTGTGCCCGCCGCGGGCGAAGAACTTCACACCGTTGTCCGGCATGGCGTTGTGGCTGGCGGAGAGCATCACGCCGATATCGGCGCCGAGCGCGCCGGTGAGATACGCGACGGCAGGGGTGGGCAGCACGCCCACGCGCAGGACGTCCACGCCCGCGCTGGCGAGGCCCGCCACCACGGCGGCCTCCAGGAACTCTCCGGACGCGCGTGGGTCTCGGCCCACCACGGCGGTCGGCCGATGCCCCTCGAAGGTGCCCGCCTCGGCCAGTACGTGCGCCGCCGCGACCGAGAGACCGAGCGCGAGCTCGGCCGTCAAGTCCGCGTTGGCGACACCGCGCACGCCGTCCGTGCCGAAGAGTCGTCCCACTGGTGTCCTCCGAGATGCTCCGAAACCGCACAATCACAGCAACAAAAACGGGCAAAACGCAACAACCCACAGCGGCGCGGTGCGCCACCGGGCAGGGAAATGCCAATAAGCGTCTTATGCCGTTATACGCCCGCGAGGGGCGATAAACGAACGCCCCAGCAGCACGGAGTGTGCCGCCGGG
This window contains:
- a CDS encoding transporter substrate-binding domain-containing protein, translating into MSDAWLPDGPASRAVLIGAGSYTDPELPGIPAVRANLDELYRRLTDPETGLLLPEHCEVVRDPRAEIAVGAALARAAREADDLLLVYYCGHGVFDDGGLLHFALTETQTEHVGFSALPVDLMRRYVGGARARSRVLLLDCCFSGQAVSAMAPASSVALGQLDLTGTYTLTSTTATAPSHAPPGAAHTSFTQALLNALDAPEPLTLDEVHQSIDRELVGLGLKRPQRRSMGEANRLTLVRRRAEPEPEVEPAVEPPEPDPEPPGPDPGPDAEAAPGAGPPGVPRRRKRAGVMAAVGLAVLVSSGIGFAAWNATDRDTVLDKGTVRVGVVSDLPASDPEASRSGFPGFGMDTVEYLLEGEGSDASPAYAALTRRSRTVSLEANAVEMVAGLAITPEAMRRFDFVGPYAKTTDGVLVRADEVYPYKKGSDLDGKVVCVSDATRPSSSGLSDEVRWIVQPDIAECVDRLRRGKVDAVAMDRLSLSGLEVRFKGELVVAPDLRYGPQKLYGVALPKGHRKDCERLRDVMKEYVNSRAQRSSRSENLPTASWQDIAQAQPTWDEVEELSCKDSV
- the coaA gene encoding type I pantothenate kinase, whose amino-acid sequence is MITSPPRSSHRRTEHAPTPYVDLSRAEWSALRDKTPLPLTAEEVEQLRGLGDVIDLDEVRDVYLPLSRLLNLYVQATSGLRGALNTFLGDAGNGHGEQRGTPFVIGVAGSVAVGKSTSARILQALLARWPEHPRVELVTTDGFLLPMKELQARGLMSRKGFPESYDRRALTRFVADIKAGKDEVTAPVYSHLIYDIVPGERLTVRRPDILIVEGLNVLQPAMPGKDGRTRVGLADYFDFSVYVDARAEDIETWYLNRFRQLRETAFQNPFSYFRKYTQVSEEEAMDYARTMWRTINKPNLLENVAPTRGRATLVLRKGPDHKVQRLSLRKL
- a CDS encoding zf-HC2 domain-containing protein, which gives rise to MNVEHASARLIDGYARGGTDLVADEVWALESHLEGCRVCRDRLSAAVTAEAPAVAALTEAVWAGLEPQLAAAVPAPPRRRRTRLSAWTTPAMTPWLAMVLAVTLLALLLDLAGPGSGQVSLVLLLAPVLPVCGVAASWSRGLDPAYELTASTPRAGLHLVLRRTASVLAVVIPALLAGGWATGVTAAQWLLPCLAFTSMTLALGGLIGVTRAAVALVAVWGAVVAAPTLATSGTAAALRTDGLPVWGLILALGVAVVIARRGAYTVLHAHR
- a CDS encoding ABC transporter ATP-binding protein → MPAVSRADLAPTAYAWEIRATGLKVKVGRNRMAVDGLDIALGTGVHGLLGPNGAGKTTLIRALATVLRPAGGELELLGESVGGLGEHRALRRRIGYLPQEFGYYKRFTVREFVEYMAWLKEVPKADIPAATQRAVERVGLADRADERMKALSGGMVRRAGIAQAIVNDPSVLLLDEPTVGLDPAQRLRFRELLQELGTDACVVVSTHLVEDVAAACTDVVLFAEGRLVFQGTPDELAAAGGPEHVGDSPLERGYSALLADPAQTRSAW
- a CDS encoding NUDIX hydrolase, coding for MSDVHSGPVRDASVVVARNQDGSVALLSAHFPRHGGEYLFLPGGRREDGESPEECARRELQEEAGIIAERWLPLGVYAMTLDSTARVHLYEARELTLGPQRLTPTEADFELTWWRMRDAVDAATKGHFLLPAGPLALLLADRNTREAL
- a CDS encoding DUF389 domain-containing protein translates to MLHLRLIVPADATDEVVRLLETTVGTAHLAVLTGAARDPAGDVVLCDVAREAGDELIGALRDMGIDQSGSITVENMDLTLSAHADRAEKAAPGEGADAVLWAELTEATHEESTFSVTYVAFLAVATMLAACGVMLDNAILIVGAMAVGPEFGPLAGISTALVRRSPHLVWRALWTLIAGFAIAMVVTAGFAWLMDAFGLFTRSMVEGDRPNTAFIWKPDWMSFVVAFLAGIAGTLSLTSAKSGALIGVAISVTTVPAAANAAVAFSYSDYTQTIGSTQQLLANLGGIVLAGTLTLLVQKGLWAVHRRSEAAVKRPPV
- a CDS encoding RNA polymerase sigma factor, producing MARGDRAAFEELYRRTSPWLAVRLSRRCADPQIVAEVMQETYLAVWRAAGSFAGSRAGGTAVGWLWTIAARRLVDAFRRRAHHAEPPPAAAPHPVAPAAEDEALVATVGGDVGDALRCLAPELRDVLQAMVLDGLSVRETAVLLGLPEGTVKTRARRARIAMRETLA
- the aac(6') gene encoding aminoglycoside 6'-N-acetyltransferase, which translates into the protein MELHGEKVVLRPVADGDTEILERVVREPEVAAWWSPPDDYADMLAVVFEGEVVGAVQFDEETDPEFRHAGIDIFLTAKHHGQGLGADTVRTLARWLVRERGHHRLTIDPAADNTAAIRCYGKVGFKPVGIMRAYGRDHRTGAWKDGLLMDLLADELV